A single window of [Clostridium] hylemonae DSM 15053 DNA harbors:
- a CDS encoding carbohydrate ABC transporter permease produces MRKKLNNIMPYLYSTPFFILIFLFMLCPFVLNIGISFTNYSMNGRKLQFVGIKNYTDVLSNPGTWSAIRLTVVFIIGCVCLTMLLGMFYAIVMTFRIKGSILIKAFILMPWIIPESVTAYVWKWLFSSDTGMIYYILRETGLIADGTSFFFDGVLAMAMVIMANVWRTAPFVAVMTYAKLSAVPDSYIEAAKMDGANALQTFRYIKLPWIGPILSRCMMLLFVWSFNSFSIIYILTNGGPAGATTTLPYLIRQAGFQNFNFAQATALSVIALVIILVCFAAVKAGAAILKMSRKEAVS; encoded by the coding sequence TTGAGAAAAAAACTGAATAATATCATGCCATATTTGTACAGCACCCCCTTTTTTATTCTGATATTTCTGTTTATGCTCTGTCCGTTTGTGCTTAACATAGGAATCAGTTTTACAAACTACAGCATGAACGGACGAAAGCTTCAGTTTGTCGGTATAAAAAATTATACAGATGTGCTGTCTAATCCGGGCACATGGAGCGCCATACGGCTGACCGTTGTTTTTATTATCGGCTGTGTATGCCTGACCATGCTGCTTGGGATGTTCTATGCGATCGTAATGACCTTCCGGATCAAAGGGAGCATCCTCATCAAAGCCTTTATACTTATGCCGTGGATCATACCGGAATCTGTAACTGCATATGTGTGGAAATGGCTGTTTTCCTCGGATACAGGTATGATATATTATATACTGCGTGAGACAGGACTTATTGCGGACGGCACGTCGTTTTTCTTTGACGGCGTCCTTGCCATGGCAATGGTCATTATGGCGAATGTGTGGAGGACGGCACCGTTTGTCGCTGTGATGACATATGCCAAATTGAGCGCTGTGCCGGACTCTTATATAGAAGCGGCTAAGATGGACGGCGCCAATGCGCTGCAGACGTTCCGGTATATCAAGCTGCCCTGGATCGGCCCTATACTGAGCCGCTGTATGATGCTGCTTTTTGTCTGGTCCTTTAATTCATTTTCAATTATATATATACTTACGAACGGCGGGCCGGCCGGCGCCACGACGACATTGCCGTATCTCATCCGGCAGGCCGGATTCCAGAACTTTAATTTTGCCCAGGCCACTGCGCTGAGTGTCATCGCGCTTGTGATCATACTGGTATGCTTCGCGGCTGTTAAGGCGGGGGCAGCAATTTTGAAAATGAGCAGGAAGGAGGCGGTATCATGA
- a CDS encoding carbohydrate ABC transporter permease, giving the protein MNKKLTTKILQYFSLLVTLGIIIFPVYWIIISSFKTKDEILTYPPKLFPDTFTLDNYVTAFREYDVLTFLRNSLIVTIATMLLTVIIAAFAAYAMCFFKFAPAKMLTNLLYIMQILPTITMMVPLMTIYRMMGIQNTYASLILTYTASITGIPIALILMTGHFTGIPKELFESAAIDGASPTKAFFKILLPLGMPGIVCTAIYVFVQAWQEFMFAVNLITTPGKYTLPIGLQSFVGMRSTDWGGMMATCTLIAVPAVLLFTLVQNYFVDNMSGAVKE; this is encoded by the coding sequence ATGAATAAAAAGCTGACAACAAAGATTTTGCAGTATTTTTCACTGCTCGTTACATTGGGTATCATTATATTTCCCGTATATTGGATCATCATAAGTTCATTTAAGACGAAGGATGAAATACTGACATATCCGCCCAAATTGTTTCCGGATACATTTACCTTAGATAATTATGTCACGGCATTCCGTGAATATGATGTACTTACATTTTTGAGGAACAGTCTCATCGTCACCATCGCAACTATGCTGCTGACTGTGATCATCGCGGCGTTTGCGGCGTATGCCATGTGCTTTTTCAAGTTTGCTCCGGCAAAGATGCTGACAAATCTTCTATATATAATGCAGATTCTTCCTACGATCACGATGATGGTGCCGCTCATGACGATATACCGGATGATGGGGATCCAGAACACATATGCTTCACTTATTCTGACATATACGGCGTCGATAACCGGCATCCCCATTGCCCTCATACTGATGACGGGACATTTTACAGGCATACCGAAAGAGCTGTTTGAATCTGCCGCCATCGACGGGGCAAGTCCGACAAAAGCATTTTTCAAGATACTGCTTCCCCTTGGGATGCCGGGGATCGTATGTACCGCGATCTACGTATTTGTACAGGCATGGCAGGAATTTATGTTTGCGGTGAATCTCATCACCACGCCGGGAAAATATACGCTTCCCATCGGACTTCAGAGCTTCGTCGGCATGCGAAGCACAGACTGGGGAGGAATGATGGCTACCTGTACGCTCATAGCAGTACCTGCAGTGCTGCTGTTTACATTGGTGCAGAACTATTTTGTAGATAATATGTCAGGAGCTGTAAAAGAATAG
- a CDS encoding sugar phosphate isomerase/epimerase family protein — MAMKVGCAAWTWTEPAHNPPYEGAIRSIGELGFDGMELILRDFEDIHGYWTPEKRKEIKRMLDYYGLEVSQFAMFQNVMDGLASLDKERIERSVDAFKAGCEISADLGCGIVNFVSPWPDVITAPNSYLPEYYYINVPGVDPRIRALQTFQTKLKYNFPKPFDWERYWESHVDAVRRVTQTAKSYGFRLAIENHANTMTPHTDSVIRLCEEVGEDNIGANLDTVWAYLQREYLPWSVHKYGKRLYHVHMRDGDGLAAYNLPVGYGNTDWEEVVKALKDIGYDGYLSLEWAHDSEKTRHCTEALQYLRALIDA; from the coding sequence ATGGCGATGAAAGTAGGCTGTGCGGCCTGGACATGGACGGAACCGGCTCACAATCCTCCGTATGAAGGGGCGATCCGCTCCATCGGGGAGCTTGGGTTTGACGGAATGGAGCTGATCCTCCGTGATTTTGAGGACATCCATGGTTATTGGACGCCGGAAAAAAGGAAAGAGATAAAGAGAATGCTGGATTATTACGGACTGGAGGTATCCCAGTTCGCCATGTTCCAGAATGTGATGGACGGGCTTGCGAGCCTGGATAAAGAAAGAATAGAGCGCTCTGTGGACGCGTTCAAGGCGGGGTGTGAGATAAGCGCGGATCTGGGGTGCGGTATTGTGAACTTTGTATCTCCATGGCCGGATGTCATAACTGCTCCGAATTCTTATCTTCCAGAATATTATTATATCAATGTACCCGGGGTGGATCCGAGGATCCGCGCGCTTCAGACGTTCCAGACAAAGCTGAAGTATAACTTTCCAAAGCCGTTTGATTGGGAACGGTACTGGGAAAGCCATGTGGACGCAGTGCGCCGGGTGACGCAGACCGCAAAAAGTTATGGGTTCAGACTCGCCATCGAAAATCATGCCAACACGATGACTCCTCACACAGATTCTGTGATACGACTGTGCGAAGAGGTGGGAGAGGATAATATCGGGGCCAATCTCGACACAGTGTGGGCATATCTGCAGAGGGAATATCTTCCGTGGTCTGTCCATAAGTACGGAAAGCGGCTGTATCACGTCCATATGCGCGACGGCGACGGGCTGGCGGCGTATAATCTTCCGGTAGGGTACGGCAATACGGACTGGGAGGAAGTGGTCAAGGCGCTGAAGGACATAGGATATGACGGATACCTGTCTCTGGAGTGGGCCCATGACTCGGAAAAGACAAGACACTGTACAGAAGCGCTGCAATACTTGAGGGCGCTCATTGACGCGTGA
- a CDS encoding sugar phosphate isomerase/epimerase family protein produces MAVKYGCTVWTLMEPDYHAPYDEAVKKVAEAGFDGIELMVDDERELEAYWTDDTVSHMKELLEQNGLELIQLCMFQNMIGGLASLRPEEQDRAVENLGRVCRLAKQLGAGAVSFTAPYPQDDITVRTTATLPEYYYLNLPDMVLPGGETRSVEGWRFDAKFRLYFPDDFEWETYWENFIAGMKRAEDTARAEGMPCRIENRYNTMAPHTDTMLRMLKQLKGDYMSVSFNTAQAFIQREILPWAVHKYGGRLTHVRACDGDGLACYNLPVGAGICDWAGILEALCEIGYDGYISFEWLNDADKEENVREALEYLKRRQK; encoded by the coding sequence ATGGCAGTAAAATATGGATGTACCGTCTGGACTCTTATGGAACCGGATTATCATGCACCTTATGATGAGGCGGTAAAGAAAGTGGCGGAGGCCGGTTTTGACGGGATCGAGCTTATGGTGGATGACGAGAGGGAACTGGAGGCGTACTGGACAGATGACACGGTGTCGCATATGAAGGAATTGCTGGAACAAAATGGGCTGGAGCTAATACAGCTGTGTATGTTCCAGAATATGATCGGGGGTCTGGCAAGTCTGCGCCCCGAAGAACAGGACCGCGCTGTGGAAAATCTTGGCAGAGTCTGCCGGCTGGCAAAACAGCTCGGAGCCGGCGCGGTTTCGTTTACCGCCCCGTATCCGCAGGACGATATTACGGTGAGGACGACGGCCACGCTTCCGGAATACTATTACCTGAATCTGCCGGACATGGTTCTGCCGGGCGGGGAGACGAGGAGCGTGGAAGGGTGGAGATTTGACGCTAAATTCCGGCTCTATTTTCCGGACGATTTTGAGTGGGAAACATACTGGGAGAATTTTATCGCGGGAATGAAACGGGCCGAGGATACCGCCCGTGCGGAGGGAATGCCGTGCAGGATCGAGAACCGGTATAATACGATGGCGCCTCATACGGATACGATGCTCAGGATGCTGAAACAGCTGAAAGGCGATTATATGAGCGTATCATTTAACACGGCCCAGGCATTTATCCAGCGGGAGATACTTCCGTGGGCCGTCCATAAGTATGGCGGCAGGCTGACTCACGTACGCGCCTGCGACGGAGACGGGCTCGCCTGTTATAATCTGCCGGTGGGAGCCGGGATCTGTGACTGGGCTGGGATACTCGAGGCGCTCTGTGAGATTGGATATGACGGATACATTTCATTTGAATGGCTGAACGACGCCGACAAGGAGGAAAATGTAAGGGAAGCGCTGGAATATCTGAAGAGAAGGCAAAAATAA
- a CDS encoding ribose-phosphate pyrophosphokinase — protein sequence MLRRNERNLENIPVGALGIIALDGCKEMGKRVDDYIVKWRREDGPEYKNDIVFNGYERDTYLVNAKVPRFGSGEAKGILGESVRGRDLYLMVDVCNYSLTYSLTGHTNHMSPDDHYQNLKRVIAAVGGKGRRINVIMPFLYESRQHKRSSRESLDCALALQELVRMGVDNIITFDAHDPRVQNAIPLSGFETVRPTYQFIKGLLRHFKDLSIDSEHMMAISPDEGATERAIYLANVLNLDMGMFYKRRDYTRIVNGRNPIVAHEFLGSSVEGKDVIILDDMISSGDSILDVAKQLKQRKAKRIFAAATFGLFTNGMDKFDKAYEEGLFDAILTTNLIYQTEELLEKPYYISCDMSKYIALMIDTLNHDGSISSILDPNERIQNVLQKYRRGEEI from the coding sequence ATGTTACGCCGTAACGAACGTAATTTGGAAAATATACCGGTGGGGGCTTTGGGCATCATCGCTCTCGACGGGTGCAAGGAGATGGGCAAAAGGGTCGACGATTATATCGTTAAATGGCGCCGTGAAGACGGGCCGGAATACAAAAATGACATAGTGTTCAACGGATATGAGCGCGATACTTATCTTGTAAATGCCAAAGTACCGCGTTTTGGTTCCGGTGAGGCCAAAGGTATTCTCGGAGAGTCTGTCCGGGGAAGAGACCTGTACCTCATGGTTGACGTCTGCAACTACAGCCTCACGTATTCCCTGACCGGACACACGAACCATATGTCTCCGGATGACCATTACCAGAATCTGAAGCGGGTCATCGCGGCGGTCGGCGGCAAAGGCCGGCGCATCAACGTCATCATGCCGTTTCTCTATGAGAGCCGCCAGCACAAACGGAGCAGCCGCGAATCACTGGACTGCGCCCTTGCGCTGCAGGAACTGGTCAGAATGGGCGTAGATAATATCATAACCTTTGATGCCCACGACCCAAGAGTACAGAACGCAATTCCGTTGAGCGGGTTTGAAACCGTCCGCCCGACCTACCAGTTTATCAAAGGTCTGCTGCGTCACTTCAAAGACCTGAGCATAGACAGTGAACACATGATGGCGATCAGCCCGGATGAAGGCGCGACGGAGCGGGCCATCTATCTCGCCAATGTATTGAACCTGGATATGGGCATGTTCTACAAGCGCCGCGACTACACCAGGATCGTAAACGGCCGCAACCCGATCGTAGCCCACGAATTTCTCGGTTCCTCCGTGGAGGGAAAAGACGTGATCATTCTTGACGATATGATATCCTCCGGCGACAGTATCCTGGATGTGGCAAAGCAGCTGAAGCAGCGGAAGGCGAAAAGAATCTTTGCGGCGGCCACCTTCGGCCTTTTCACAAATGGAATGGACAAGTTTGACAAGGCTTATGAAGAAGGCCTCTTCGACGCTATCCTGACGACAAACCTCATTTACCAGACTGAGGAGCTGCTCGAAAAACCATATTATATCAGCTGTGATATGAGCAAATACATCGCCCTTATGATCGACACGCTGAACCACGACGGTTCCATCAGCAGTATTCTCGATCCAAACGAAAGAATTCAGAATGTCCTCCAGAAATACCGGAGAGGCGAAGAAATATAG
- a CDS encoding ATP-binding protein, protein MALSNSQYEFLMRTYEQKQLDNESRLRRRYENVYSRIPELEEIDHSISAFSVAQARRLLEGDGQALSSLKESIAELSARKIQLLKDNGYPDDYLELHYTCPDCKDTGYRGTKKCHCFKKAIVDLLYTQSNLQEILEKENFSTFCIDYYSSNHIDPVKGRSSREAIETALKACRGFVDTFSSEFRNILLYGDTGVGKTFLTHCVAKELIDDSFSVIYFTAAQLFDVFAQNTFGRREDAKDDSFEHIYSCDLLIIDDLGTELPNSFTTSQLFVCLNERILRQKSTMISTNLALEDLKSIYSERTFSRLSSNFTMLRLTGDDIRIQKKLLNLGGTKDVTP, encoded by the coding sequence ATGGCACTTTCGAATTCCCAGTACGAATTTTTAATGCGCACGTACGAGCAGAAACAGCTGGATAACGAAAGCCGTCTTCGCAGGCGGTACGAAAATGTATATAGCAGAATTCCGGAATTGGAGGAGATAGATCATTCTATCTCCGCTTTTAGTGTGGCACAGGCACGCAGACTGCTGGAAGGAGACGGCCAGGCGCTCTCTTCCCTGAAAGAAAGCATAGCGGAACTCTCCGCCAGAAAAATACAGCTGTTAAAAGATAACGGATACCCGGACGATTATCTCGAGCTTCATTACACGTGTCCGGACTGCAAGGACACCGGTTACAGAGGCACGAAAAAATGCCACTGCTTTAAAAAAGCGATCGTCGACCTGCTGTACACACAGTCTAATCTGCAGGAAATACTGGAGAAGGAAAACTTCTCGACCTTCTGCATTGATTATTATTCAAGCAACCACATCGATCCGGTGAAAGGCCGCTCTTCCAGGGAAGCCATAGAAACCGCCCTGAAGGCATGCCGCGGATTTGTGGATACATTTTCTTCAGAGTTTCGCAACATACTATTATACGGAGACACGGGCGTCGGCAAGACATTTCTCACACATTGTGTCGCAAAAGAGTTGATCGATGACTCATTTTCTGTTATATATTTTACTGCGGCCCAGTTATTCGACGTATTTGCACAAAATACATTCGGCAGGAGAGAGGATGCAAAGGATGACTCCTTTGAACACATCTACAGCTGCGACCTGCTTATTATCGATGATCTCGGCACTGAACTCCCGAACTCATTCACGACCTCTCAGCTGTTCGTATGCCTGAATGAAAGAATACTTCGGCAGAAATCGACAATGATCTCGACAAATCTTGCACTGGAAGATTTGAAATCCATATATTCCGAGCGGACGTTCTCACGTCTGAGCAGCAACTTTACCATGCTCCGGCTCACCGGAGACGATATAAGAATCCAAAAAAAATTATTAAACCTAGGAGGTACAAAGGATGTTACGCCGTAA
- a CDS encoding DnaD domain protein, whose amino-acid sequence MKKLTLTNHAQEKTTVLENEFIDQYMAEANGEYVKVYLLLLRHLNNPDGSLSVSQIADILDDTEKDVIRALNYWKKRGLLDFDPAELNGAPSAEKAAARTVPAHVAPVQEESADKPAAPPAAAAPTQNIQPYRNRREREEFKELLFVAEQYLGKTLSATEIDTITYFYDTLHMSTDLIEYLIEYCVENGHKSMHYVQKVALSWAEQKITTVAGAKANTILYNKNCYSVLNAYGIKGRVPAASEITCIRRWNEEYGFSLELILEACSRTMNTIHQPSFDYTESILKSWLAKGVKHLKDVEALDAEYLLEKERKKKKETKAAAPSGSRNNKFNNFEGRDYDMNDLERKLVQ is encoded by the coding sequence ATGAAGAAGCTGACATTGACCAATCACGCACAAGAGAAGACAACCGTACTGGAAAACGAATTTATCGACCAATACATGGCCGAGGCAAACGGAGAATATGTGAAGGTGTATCTTCTTCTTCTGCGCCATTTAAATAATCCCGACGGCAGCCTTAGTGTTTCCCAGATCGCCGATATTCTGGATGACACGGAAAAGGATGTTATCCGGGCGCTCAATTACTGGAAAAAACGGGGGCTTCTCGACTTTGACCCGGCAGAGCTGAACGGCGCTCCTTCCGCAGAGAAGGCCGCCGCACGTACTGTACCGGCGCATGTTGCGCCTGTCCAGGAAGAATCTGCTGATAAGCCAGCGGCGCCGCCTGCCGCAGCCGCCCCCACGCAGAATATCCAGCCGTACCGCAACCGGAGGGAACGGGAGGAATTCAAAGAACTGCTTTTTGTGGCGGAACAATACCTCGGCAAAACATTGTCTGCAACTGAGATCGACACCATTACATATTTTTATGATACGCTCCATATGTCCACCGACCTGATCGAGTATCTCATTGAATACTGCGTCGAAAACGGACATAAGAGCATGCATTACGTACAGAAGGTGGCGCTGTCCTGGGCTGAACAGAAGATCACGACAGTCGCCGGAGCGAAGGCAAACACCATACTTTACAACAAAAACTGCTACTCTGTACTGAATGCTTACGGGATCAAAGGCCGGGTGCCCGCGGCGTCCGAGATCACCTGTATCCGCCGGTGGAACGAAGAATACGGCTTTTCACTCGAGCTCATACTTGAGGCGTGCAGCCGCACAATGAACACCATCCACCAGCCAAGCTTTGATTACACAGAATCCATACTAAAGAGCTGGCTCGCCAAAGGCGTAAAGCATCTGAAAGATGTGGAAGCGCTCGATGCGGAATATCTGCTCGAAAAAGAGCGCAAAAAGAAAAAAGAAACAAAAGCAGCCGCGCCTTCCGGCAGCAGGAACAACAAATTCAATAATTTTGAAGGCCGCGATTATGACATGAATGACCTGGAACGCAAGCTCGTCCAGTAA
- the murC gene encoding UDP-N-acetylmuramate--L-alanine ligase, whose translation MYKINFEQPVHVHFIGIGGISMSGLAEILLKEGFTVSGSDNKESALTDHLSSLGATIFYGQKASNIIDGIDVAVYTAAIHEDNEEFKAAAQKGIPMLSRAELLGQLMTNYDVPIAVSGTHGKTTTTSMLSHILLAGDLDPTISVGGILKAIGGNIKVGTSGLFVTEACEYTNSFLHFFPKISVILNIDEDHLDFFKDLDDIRNSFRRFAALLPADGTLVINGEIENLEEITAGLSCRVVTYGTEHSMNYSASNISHNEKGDASFDLVKNGEFMERVQLSVNGDHNVSNALAAVAVADILSVPLADICRGLKEFAGTNRRFEHKGEKNGFTVIDDYAHHPTEIKASLTAAAHYPHKELWCVFQPHTYTRTKALFHEFVDALALADHVILADIYAARETDTLGISSRDIADALKEKECDAYYFSTFKEIEDFCLDMCHKGDLLITMGAGDVVNIGESILKR comes from the coding sequence ATGTATAAAATCAATTTTGAACAACCGGTACACGTACATTTTATCGGCATCGGCGGCATCAGCATGAGCGGTCTCGCGGAAATACTCCTCAAGGAGGGATTTACTGTCTCAGGTTCAGACAACAAAGAGTCTGCCCTGACAGACCACCTCAGCAGTCTGGGCGCCACAATATTTTACGGACAGAAGGCTTCTAATATAATAGACGGAATAGATGTGGCAGTTTATACAGCTGCCATACACGAAGACAATGAAGAATTCAAGGCGGCAGCGCAAAAGGGGATCCCCATGCTCAGCCGCGCCGAACTGCTCGGGCAGCTCATGACCAATTATGACGTCCCGATCGCAGTGTCCGGAACCCACGGAAAGACGACCACAACTTCCATGCTTTCCCATATTCTCCTGGCGGGAGACCTGGATCCGACCATATCTGTCGGAGGGATCCTCAAAGCGATCGGCGGTAATATCAAGGTCGGCACATCCGGTTTATTTGTGACGGAGGCGTGTGAATACACCAACAGCTTTCTTCACTTCTTTCCCAAAATAAGTGTCATTTTGAACATTGACGAAGATCATCTCGATTTCTTCAAGGATCTGGATGACATCAGGAATTCCTTCCGCCGCTTTGCCGCGCTCCTTCCGGCCGACGGAACACTTGTCATCAACGGAGAGATCGAGAATCTCGAAGAGATCACTGCCGGACTTTCATGCCGCGTCGTGACCTATGGCACAGAGCATTCCATGAATTACAGCGCCTCCAATATCTCACACAATGAAAAGGGCGACGCGTCCTTTGACCTCGTAAAGAACGGTGAGTTTATGGAGCGCGTCCAACTCTCAGTGAACGGAGACCACAATGTATCCAACGCCCTCGCCGCGGTCGCGGTGGCGGATATTCTGTCAGTTCCGCTGGCGGATATATGCAGAGGACTTAAGGAGTTCGCGGGAACAAACCGCCGGTTTGAACACAAAGGAGAAAAGAACGGCTTTACCGTCATTGACGACTATGCCCATCATCCGACAGAGATCAAAGCATCCCTTACCGCGGCGGCCCACTATCCGCACAAGGAACTCTGGTGCGTGTTCCAGCCGCACACTTACACAAGGACAAAAGCCTTGTTCCACGAATTTGTAGATGCACTTGCACTCGCAGACCACGTTATACTGGCAGATATATACGCAGCCAGAGAGACAGACACACTCGGTATCTCATCCCGGGATATCGCGGATGCCCTGAAAGAAAAAGAATGTGACGCTTACTATTTCTCTACATTTAAAGAGATCGAAGACTTTTGTCTGGATATGTGTCATAAAGGGGATTTGTTGATAACTATGGGCGCAGGAGATGTTGTAAATATTGGGGAAAGTATCCTTAAGAGATAG
- a CDS encoding glucose-1-phosphate adenylyltransferase: MIKKEMIAMLLAGGQGSRLGVLTAKVAKPAVAFGGKYRIIDFPLSNCINSGIDTVGVLTQYQPLRLNTHIGIGIPWDLDRNIGGVTILPPYEKSNSSEWYTGTANAIFQNLDYMDTFNPDYVLILSGDHIYKMDYEVMLDYHKENKADVTIAAMPVPMEEANRFGIVITDEEGRITEFQEKPPEPKSNLASMGIYIFSWPVLKEALLALQDEPGCDFGKHIIPYCHDREDRLFAYEYNGYWKDVGTLGSYWEANMELIDIIPEFNLYEEFWKIYTNSDIIPPQYVSGDAVIERSIIGDGSEIYGEIHNCVIGSGVTIGAGTVVRDSIIMKDVAVGSNCVIDKSIIAESVKVGDNVTLGIGAEVPNKLKPSVYSFGLVTIGENSEIPGGVQIGKNTAISGVTSKEDYPDGILESGETLIKAGERV, from the coding sequence ATGATTAAGAAAGAGATGATAGCAATGTTGCTGGCAGGAGGACAAGGCAGCAGGTTGGGAGTCCTTACGGCAAAAGTGGCCAAGCCAGCCGTTGCTTTTGGAGGTAAATACAGGATTATTGACTTCCCGCTCAGCAACTGCATTAACTCAGGAATCGATACTGTAGGAGTGCTAACGCAATATCAGCCGTTACGACTGAATACACATATCGGAATTGGTATTCCGTGGGATTTAGACCGTAATATCGGCGGCGTGACCATACTTCCGCCGTATGAGAAAAGCAATAGCAGCGAATGGTATACTGGCACGGCCAATGCCATTTTCCAGAACCTGGATTACATGGACACGTTTAATCCGGATTACGTATTGATTCTGTCCGGCGACCACATTTATAAGATGGACTATGAAGTTATGCTGGATTACCACAAGGAAAATAAAGCGGACGTCACAATTGCCGCCATGCCGGTTCCAATGGAGGAGGCAAACCGCTTCGGAATCGTGATCACGGACGAGGAGGGCCGTATTACTGAATTCCAGGAGAAACCGCCGGAGCCGAAGAGCAATCTGGCATCCATGGGTATCTACATATTCAGCTGGCCGGTGCTCAAAGAGGCGCTCCTTGCACTTCAGGACGAGCCGGGATGTGATTTTGGAAAGCATATCATTCCGTACTGCCACGACAGGGAAGACAGGCTTTTCGCGTATGAGTACAACGGCTACTGGAAGGATGTCGGTACGCTCGGCTCATATTGGGAAGCAAATATGGAACTGATCGATATTATTCCTGAGTTTAATTTATATGAAGAATTCTGGAAAATATACACAAACAGCGATATTATTCCTCCGCAGTATGTGTCCGGGGATGCGGTGATCGAGAGAAGTATCATCGGAGACGGTTCGGAGATATACGGTGAGATACATAACTGCGTGATCGGTTCGGGCGTTACGATCGGCGCCGGAACTGTCGTGAGGGATTCTATTATCATGAAAGACGTTGCGGTTGGGAGCAACTGTGTGATCGACAAGTCGATCATCGCAGAGAGTGTAAAGGTCGGCGATAATGTTACGCTGGGGATCGGAGCGGAAGTGCCCAACAAACTGAAGCCGTCGGTTTATTCATTTGGTCTTGTGACCATTGGCGAGAACTCGGAGATACCTGGAGGAGTCCAGATTGGAAAGAATACTGCCATAAGCGGTGTTACATCTAAGGAAGACTACCCGGACGGAATACTTGAGAGCGGAGAAACATTGATAAAGGCAGGTGAACGAGTATGA
- the glgD gene encoding glucose-1-phosphate adenylyltransferase subunit GlgD codes for MRAVGLILAGGNSNKMRELTHKRAVAAMPVAGSYRAIDFALSNMSNSHIQKVAVLTQYNARSLNEHLNSSKWWDFGRKQGGLYVFTPTITADNGYWYRGTADAIYQNLDFLKRCHEPYVIITSGDAVYKMDYNKVLEYHIAKKADITVVCKDLEAGEDASRFGTIKMNESMRIEEFEEKPMVATSNTISTGIYVIRRRQLIDLIEHCAEEERHDFVTDILIRYKNLKKIYGYKIKDYWSNISTVDAYYRTNMDFLKPEVRNYFFKEHPDIFSKVSDLPPAKYNPGSVVKNSLVASGSIINGTVENSILFKKTFVGNNCVIKNSIILNDVYLGDNTYIENCIVESRDTIRANTRHVGENGVKVVVEKNERYAL; via the coding sequence ATGAGAGCAGTAGGTCTTATTTTAGCAGGCGGTAACAGCAACAAGATGCGGGAACTTACCCACAAACGGGCCGTGGCGGCGATGCCTGTCGCGGGCAGCTACAGGGCGATCGATTTTGCACTGAGTAATATGTCCAACTCGCACATTCAGAAAGTGGCGGTGTTAACTCAGTATAATGCGCGTTCACTGAACGAGCATCTGAATTCATCCAAATGGTGGGACTTTGGAAGAAAGCAGGGAGGGCTGTATGTATTTACCCCTACGATAACTGCGGATAACGGATACTGGTACAGGGGAACGGCCGATGCCATCTATCAGAATCTGGATTTTCTTAAGAGATGTCATGAACCTTACGTGATCATTACGTCCGGCGACGCGGTCTACAAGATGGACTATAATAAAGTGCTGGAATATCACATTGCCAAGAAGGCGGATATTACTGTGGTGTGCAAGGACCTTGAGGCAGGCGAGGACGCCAGCAGGTTCGGCACGATCAAGATGAACGAGTCCATGCGTATTGAGGAATTTGAAGAAAAGCCTATGGTGGCGACTTCAAATACGATATCAACCGGGATCTATGTGATCAGAAGACGACAGCTGATCGATCTGATTGAGCACTGCGCAGAGGAGGAAAGGCACGATTTTGTAACCGACATTCTTATCAGATATAAGAATCTGAAAAAGATATACGGTTATAAGATAAAAGATTACTGGAGCAACATTTCCACAGTGGATGCTTATTACCGCACAAATATGGATTTCCTGAAGCCGGAAGTGAGAAACTACTTCTTCAAGGAACATCCGGATATTTTCTCCAAGGTAAGCGATCTGCCGCCTGCGAAGTATAATCCGGGCTCGGTCGTAAAGAACAGCCTTGTTGCAAGCGGAAGTATCATCAACGGAACGGTGGAAAATTCCATCTTGTTCAAGAAGACATTTGTGGGGAACAATTGCGTGATTAAGAATTCCATAATTCTGAACGACGTATATCTCGGGGACAATACGTACATTGAGAACTGTATTGTAGAAAGTCGTGACACAATCAGAGCAAATACGCGCCACGTTGGTGAGAACGGTGTGAAGGTAGTCGTGGAAAAGAACGAGAGGTATGCACTATAG